A stretch of the Arachis stenosperma cultivar V10309 chromosome 6, arast.V10309.gnm1.PFL2, whole genome shotgun sequence genome encodes the following:
- the LOC130933832 gene encoding pathogenesis-related protein PR-4-like encodes MKMAKLIVLVVCAICALVGVVSGQSATNVRATYNLYYPEQHNWDLNAVSAYCATWDAGKPLAWRQKYGWTAFCGPVGPTGQAACGKCLKVTNTRTNAQQTVRIVDQCSNGGLDLDIGVFQKLDTDGNGNAQGHLTVNYNFVDCGD; translated from the coding sequence ATGAAAATGGCGAAGCTTATTGTGTTGGTAGTGTGTGCAATTTGTGCTTTAGTGGGAGTAGTTTCAGGGCAGAGTGCTACGAATGTGAGAGCGACTTATAACCTATACTACCCGGAGCAGCATAACTGGGACTTGAATGCGGTTAGTGCGTACTGCGCCACCTGGGACGCCGGTAAGCCCCTCGCATGGCGCCAGAAATATGGCTGGACTGCTTTCTGTGGGCCTGTTGGGCCTACGGGCCAAGCAGCCTGTGGCAAGTGCTTGAAGGTCACTAACACAAGAACGAATGCTCAACAAACGGTTAGGATCGTTGATCAGTGCAGCAATGGAGGGCTGGATTTGGATATCGGTGTTTTCCAGAAGCTGGATACGGATGGTAATGGGAATGCTCAGGGCCATCTCACGGTCAACTATAACTTTGTTGACTGTGGTGACTAA
- the LOC130933828 gene encoding uncharacterized protein LOC130933828, with translation MAPDASDALAVRQKVQQFLNAARTGNLDLLKNLATQLDESKDLAKTVDSIKDANKRGALHFAAREGQTEVCKYLLQELKLHVDSKDDDGETALIHAARQGHTATAKYLIDRGANPTIASNLGATALHHSAGIGDTELLKHLLSTGINPDLESDAGTPLVWAAGHGQQAAVSVLLEHGANPNAETDDGITPLLSSVAASSLACLEELIQAGAKVNISAGGATPLHIAADNGSLEIINCLLKAGADPNVSDEDGVKPIQVAAARGNRGAVEILFPLTSKIDAVPNWTVDGIIEYMQSEIKKQQDESTTSRPKDTTVSHQKNVPEVAPEAKKRAAEAKARGDEAFKRQDYNMAIDSYTQAIDLDPSEGTLLSNRSLCWIKLGQAEHALADAKACRILRPDWPKACYREGAALRILQKFDEAANAFYEGVKLDPENKELVNAFREAVEAGRKFHGKTAQNNS, from the exons ATGGCTCCCGATGCTTCCGACGCTCTCGCAG TGAGGCAGAAAGTTCAGCAATTTCTGAACGCTGCTCGCACCGGCAATCTTGATCTCCTCAAGA ATTTAGCGACTCAGTTGGACGAGTCCAAGGATTTGGCCAAGACCGTGGACTCAATTAAGGACGCAAACAAGCGAGGAGCCCTGCACTTCGCCGCCCGCGAAGGCCAGACCGAGGTTTGCAAGTACTTGCTTCAGGAATTGAAGCTCCATGTCGATTCAAAAGACGATGATG GGGAAACTGCTCTCATTCATGCTGCTCGTCAGGGGCACACTGCCACTGCTAAATATCTCATTGACCGTGGTGCTAATCCCACCATAGCTAGCAATTTAGGGGCTACGGCCTTGCACCATTCTGCAGGGATAG GGGATACTGAGCTGCTCAAGCATTTGCTTTCTACAGGAATTAATCCTGATTTGGAAAGTGATGCCGGAACGCCTTTGGTTTGGGCTGCCGGTCATGGCCAACAAGCTGCCGTCAGTGTTCTACTAGAACATGGTGCAAAT CCTAATGCTGAAACCGATGATGGTATTACCCCACTCCTTTCATCCGTGGCAGCCAGCTCGCTGGCATGCTTAGAGGAGTTGATTCAG GCGGGTGCGAAAGTAAATATTAGTGCTGGCGGAGCAACTCCTTTACACATTGCAGCTGATAATGGCAGTCTGGAAATTATAAATTGCTTATTGAAAGCTGGAGCTGATCCTAATGTGTCCGATGAG GATGGTGTTAAGCCAATACAAGTTGCGGCTGCAAGGGGCAATCGTGGAGCTGTTGAGATATTGTTTCCCTTGACATCCAAGATTGATGCCGTTCCTAATTGGACTGTTGATGGGATAATTGAGTATATGCAGTCTGAAATTAAGAAGCAACAG GATGAATCAACAACTAGCCGGCCGAAGGATACTACTGTGTCTCATCAGAAAAATGTCCCTGAG GTGGCACCTGAAGCCAAAAAGAGAGCAGCAGAAGCAAAAGCAAGAGGGGATGAGGCCTTTAAGAGGCAAGACTACAACATGGCCATAGATTCTTATACCCAA GCAATTGATCTGGACCCTAGTGAGGGTACTTTGCTATCCAATAGAAGTCTCTGTTGGATTAAGTTGGGTCAAGCTGAGCATGCTTTAGCCGATGCAAAGGCGTGCAGAATATTAAGACCGGATTGGCCGAAAGCCTGTTATAGGGAAGGAGCAGCTTTGAGAATTTTACAG AAGTTTGATGAAGCTGCAAATGCTTTTTATGAGGGAGTAAAGCTTGATCCTGAGAATAAGGAGCTAGTAAATGCATTCAG GGAAGCTGTCGAAGCTGGGAGGAAGTTTCATGGTAAAACAGCTCAGAATAATTCATAA
- the LOC130933829 gene encoding E3 ubiquitin protein ligase DRIP2-like isoform X2, translated as MTRWIVVQYVMLISDAFHSKNSDHNLQDIRAKIFPFRRRKIDALQVVLPAKRKERSLSSLVVNAPKVSNQTGFTAKRTKSGTRKAAEETYGEDNLGSFVADPSKKRPNEDTENSMELAEGKGDLWTPLNCLVEAANRTKSSKSNSQGTPHAKLESPSTAYGGLDMAATTTKPDLPTSLKSAVHMAKTKIKDNRHKRFGADKEGHTLHSGPAVKQKRQLRPVQASETSASDTTGSRCDGKNSPIWFSLVASEDQKGDVPLPQISACYLRIKDGTVPVSFIQKYLVKKLNLTNEAEVEIMCRGQPVLPNLQLHNLVDLWFCSGSTTKKMPASVGSSAKDFVMVLSYCRKVVPH; from the exons ATGACGAGATGGATTGTTGTCCAGTATGTTATGTTGATCTCGGATGCCTTCCACTCCAAAAACTCAG ACCACAATTTGCAAGATATTAGGGCCAAAATATTCCCTTTTAGGCGAAGAAAAATCGATGCTCTTCAAGTTGTTTTGCCTGCAAAGAGGAAGGAAAGATCACTTTCATCATTGGTGGTTAATGCTCCCAAGGTTTCAAATCAGACTGGCTTCACAGCCAAGAGAACAAAATCTGGCACAAGAAAGGCAGCTGAAGAAACATATGGTGAAGATAATCTG GGTTCTTTTGTAGCTGATCCTTCTAAGAAGAGGCCCAATGAAGATACAGAAAACAGTATGGAACTTGCAGAAGGGAAGGGTGATCTCTGGACTCCCTTGAACTGTCTCGTTGAAGCTGCCAATCGAACAAAGTCCTCCAAATCAAACTCACAAGGGACTCCTCATGCCAAGTTAGAGTCTCCATCAACTGCTTATGGTGGACTAGACATGGCTGCAACCACAACCAAACCAGACCTACCTACTTCATTGAAGAGTGCAGTTCACATGGCTAAAACTAAAATCAAGGATAATAGACATAAAAGGTTCGGAGCTGACAAGGAGGGACATACCCTGCATTCAGGACCTGCAGTGAAGCAAAAAAGGCAGCTGCGTCCTGTTCAAGCATCTGAGACATCTGCCTCAGATACAACAGGGAGCAGGTGTGATGGGAAAAACAGTCCTATTTGGTTTTCCTTAGTTGCTTCGGAAGACCA GAAGGGAGATGTTCCTTTACCACAGATTTCAGCATGTTATTTAAGAATAAA GGATGGTACTGTGCCTGTCTCATTTATACAAAAGTATCTTGTGAAGAAACTTAATCTAACAAATGAAGCAGAG GTGGAAATAATGTGCCGGGGTCAGCCTGTGTTGCCAAATTTGCAGCTGCATAACTTAGTAGACTTGTGGTTCTGCTCAGGGTCAACCACAAAGAAGATGCCGGCATCTGTTGGCTCCTCGGCTAAGGACTTTGTCATGGTTTTATCATATTGTCGAAAGGTCGTACCTCATTGA
- the LOC130933829 gene encoding E3 ubiquitin protein ligase DRIP2-like isoform X1, with product MVMAKVKRQKLQACITCPLCHKLLRDATTISLCLHTFCRKCIYKKLSDDEMDCCPVCYVDLGCLPLQKLRPDHNLQDIRAKIFPFRRRKIDALQVVLPAKRKERSLSSLVVNAPKVSNQTGFTAKRTKSGTRKAAEETYGEDNLGSFVADPSKKRPNEDTENSMELAEGKGDLWTPLNCLVEAANRTKSSKSNSQGTPHAKLESPSTAYGGLDMAATTTKPDLPTSLKSAVHMAKTKIKDNRHKRFGADKEGHTLHSGPAVKQKRQLRPVQASETSASDTTGSRCDGKNSPIWFSLVASEDQKGDVPLPQISACYLRIKDGTVPVSFIQKYLVKKLNLTNEAEVEIMCRGQPVLPNLQLHNLVDLWFCSGSTTKKMPASVGSSAKDFVMVLSYCRKVVPH from the exons ATGGTTATGGCGAAGGTGAAGAGGCAGAAGCTGCAAGCATGCATCACGTGCCCACTCTGCCACAAACTCCTCCGAGACgccaccaccatctccctctgcCTTCACACTT TTTGCAGGAAGTGCATATATAAGAAGCTTTCAGATGACGAGATGGATTGTTGTCCAGTATGTTATGTTGATCTCGGATGCCTTCCACTCCAAAAACTCAG GCCAGACCACAATTTGCAAGATATTAGGGCCAAAATATTCCCTTTTAGGCGAAGAAAAATCGATGCTCTTCAAGTTGTTTTGCCTGCAAAGAGGAAGGAAAGATCACTTTCATCATTGGTGGTTAATGCTCCCAAGGTTTCAAATCAGACTGGCTTCACAGCCAAGAGAACAAAATCTGGCACAAGAAAGGCAGCTGAAGAAACATATGGTGAAGATAATCTG GGTTCTTTTGTAGCTGATCCTTCTAAGAAGAGGCCCAATGAAGATACAGAAAACAGTATGGAACTTGCAGAAGGGAAGGGTGATCTCTGGACTCCCTTGAACTGTCTCGTTGAAGCTGCCAATCGAACAAAGTCCTCCAAATCAAACTCACAAGGGACTCCTCATGCCAAGTTAGAGTCTCCATCAACTGCTTATGGTGGACTAGACATGGCTGCAACCACAACCAAACCAGACCTACCTACTTCATTGAAGAGTGCAGTTCACATGGCTAAAACTAAAATCAAGGATAATAGACATAAAAGGTTCGGAGCTGACAAGGAGGGACATACCCTGCATTCAGGACCTGCAGTGAAGCAAAAAAGGCAGCTGCGTCCTGTTCAAGCATCTGAGACATCTGCCTCAGATACAACAGGGAGCAGGTGTGATGGGAAAAACAGTCCTATTTGGTTTTCCTTAGTTGCTTCGGAAGACCA GAAGGGAGATGTTCCTTTACCACAGATTTCAGCATGTTATTTAAGAATAAA GGATGGTACTGTGCCTGTCTCATTTATACAAAAGTATCTTGTGAAGAAACTTAATCTAACAAATGAAGCAGAG GTGGAAATAATGTGCCGGGGTCAGCCTGTGTTGCCAAATTTGCAGCTGCATAACTTAGTAGACTTGTGGTTCTGCTCAGGGTCAACCACAAAGAAGATGCCGGCATCTGTTGGCTCCTCGGCTAAGGACTTTGTCATGGTTTTATCATATTGTCGAAAGGTCGTACCTCATTGA